A genomic region of Gemmatimonadota bacterium contains the following coding sequences:
- a CDS encoding class I SAM-dependent methyltransferase has translation MSDGFAAKDYWERRLRDHFSLEGVGYLRLGQRFNEWMYRVRGDVFDRVVADHGLGTPGQQVLDVGPGTGFYVARWQNRGATVTGVDLAPVVASTLATRFPTARFLQADIGMPLAPPLSDETGRFDVVSAFDVLFHIVEDALYARALANISSLLKPGGVFIWSDNFIHRPTTRIAHQVSRSLEDITSAVDRAGFTIEARVPMFMLMNYPADAGRLAGLAWTALMSPAMVSNALGGLLGRLLYPIERRLVRSAQESPSTELMICRRR, from the coding sequence TTGAGCGACGGCTTTGCCGCCAAGGATTATTGGGAACGACGCCTTCGAGATCACTTTAGCCTCGAGGGCGTTGGTTATTTACGGCTGGGCCAGCGGTTCAATGAGTGGATGTACCGGGTCCGCGGTGACGTCTTCGACCGGGTCGTGGCCGATCACGGCCTCGGCACCCCCGGCCAGCAGGTATTAGACGTTGGGCCGGGAACCGGTTTCTACGTCGCTCGGTGGCAGAACCGCGGCGCGACGGTGACCGGAGTCGATTTGGCCCCGGTGGTGGCAAGCACCCTGGCTACCCGGTTTCCGACGGCCCGGTTTCTCCAGGCCGATATCGGAATGCCGCTGGCGCCGCCGCTCTCGGACGAGACCGGGCGGTTCGACGTCGTCAGCGCCTTTGACGTGCTGTTCCATATCGTCGAAGATGCCCTGTATGCCCGGGCCTTGGCCAACATCTCTAGTCTGCTGAAGCCCGGCGGAGTATTCATCTGGTCGGACAATTTCATCCATCGACCGACCACCCGGATTGCGCACCAGGTCAGCCGCTCACTCGAAGACATCACCTCGGCGGTGGACCGCGCCGGATTCACCATCGAGGCCCGGGTTCCGATGTTCATGCTGATGAATTATCCCGCTGACGCCGGGAGGCTGGCCGGATTGGCCTGGACGGCCTTGATGAGTCCCGCCATGGTGAGCAACGCGTTGGGCGGCCTCTTGGGCCGGCTGCTCTACCCAATCGAGCGGCGACTGGTCCGTTCGGCTCAAGAGAGCCCGAGCACGGAGTTGATGATCTGTCGGCGCCGGTAG
- a CDS encoding serine/threonine protein kinase, with the protein MTEPNDPHGRPLPQRLKEALGEAYTIEGEIGRGGMGVVYRARDERLQRRVAIKVLPPELAYQKDIRERFTREAQTAARLSHPNIVPIHDVGNGAGLVYFVMGYVEGESLGGRIKRRGKLPPDEARRIMKETADALSAAHSLSIIHRDIKPDNILLEGTRGRVMVTDFGIAKALSGTSGATLTGVGVAIGTPQFMSPEQAAGEREIDGRSDLYSLGVVTYLMLTGELPFNAPTVAGILMKQITEPAPVLHLTRPDIPEDLSLAVARCLEKDPENRWPTADGLRRGLESRTVGSYRPTATGVRAAPAPRNPDSTGTRPRTLAADRARARGLAAPPAPRAPRAPMAPRLGAPSRSASLAGGQWVRNDRGEWVRTDDESPPMHDTGEPRIVQKVRDQFARWAAVSGGCLLLNIATGLDGPWFLFVAGGMGIPLLKSYAQLWQAGYSWRDVLNRPPAHDAIEAGTTKGKARGALTPPREAEYGTYFERIKQVHGDRGAVLSMMQRLSPTDRELLPDIVQTTEDLYTRSLDLAKTLNDFEQGMGFEEPDKIKARMTELADQPQSEERDRKFRLLEQQFRSAFELSSRRKAIAERFESTVLAIQNVRYDLMRVRTSGVGGVVGNLTQATQAARALSRDVDHLIAAASEIKEATS; encoded by the coding sequence ATGACTGAACCCAATGATCCCCACGGCCGCCCTCTTCCCCAACGGCTAAAAGAAGCCTTAGGCGAAGCCTATACGATTGAGGGAGAAATCGGACGGGGTGGAATGGGTGTGGTGTACCGAGCCCGCGACGAACGCCTTCAGCGTCGGGTCGCCATCAAGGTGCTGCCGCCTGAACTCGCCTACCAGAAAGACATCCGCGAGCGGTTTACCCGCGAGGCCCAGACTGCAGCCCGGCTCTCGCATCCCAACATCGTGCCGATTCATGACGTCGGCAACGGCGCGGGGTTGGTGTATTTCGTGATGGGCTACGTCGAGGGAGAATCGCTCGGCGGACGGATCAAGCGGCGCGGCAAGCTCCCGCCGGACGAAGCGCGCCGGATCATGAAGGAAACGGCCGACGCGTTATCCGCCGCCCACAGCCTTTCGATCATTCATCGCGACATCAAGCCGGATAACATCCTCCTCGAAGGCACTCGAGGCCGGGTGATGGTGACGGACTTCGGGATCGCGAAGGCCCTGTCCGGCACCTCGGGCGCGACGCTTACCGGCGTTGGCGTCGCGATCGGCACGCCCCAGTTCATGAGCCCCGAGCAGGCCGCGGGCGAGCGAGAGATCGACGGACGTTCCGACCTCTACAGCCTGGGGGTGGTGACGTACCTGATGTTGACCGGCGAATTGCCGTTCAACGCGCCGACGGTGGCGGGCATCCTCATGAAGCAAATTACCGAACCGGCCCCGGTACTGCACTTGACCCGCCCCGACATTCCCGAGGATTTATCGCTGGCCGTAGCCCGGTGTCTCGAGAAAGACCCTGAGAATCGGTGGCCCACGGCCGATGGCCTGCGACGAGGGCTGGAGAGCCGGACGGTTGGATCCTATCGTCCCACTGCCACCGGGGTGCGGGCGGCGCCGGCGCCCCGAAACCCGGATTCAACCGGGACCCGCCCGCGAACGTTGGCGGCCGACCGGGCGAGAGCTCGCGGGCTGGCGGCCCCGCCGGCACCTCGGGCACCCCGAGCTCCGATGGCACCCCGCCTGGGGGCGCCGTCGCGTTCGGCCTCGTTGGCCGGAGGGCAGTGGGTCCGGAACGACCGCGGTGAGTGGGTCCGAACCGACGATGAGTCGCCGCCGATGCACGATACCGGCGAGCCGAGGATTGTCCAGAAAGTCCGCGATCAGTTTGCGCGGTGGGCTGCGGTGAGTGGCGGTTGCCTGCTGCTCAATATTGCAACCGGGCTCGACGGACCGTGGTTCCTGTTCGTCGCGGGCGGGATGGGGATCCCGCTCCTCAAGAGCTACGCCCAACTCTGGCAGGCTGGATACAGCTGGCGGGATGTGTTGAACCGCCCGCCGGCGCATGACGCGATCGAGGCCGGAACGACCAAGGGCAAGGCCCGGGGGGCCCTAACCCCTCCTCGCGAAGCCGAGTACGGGACCTATTTCGAACGGATCAAGCAGGTCCACGGCGACCGGGGCGCGGTTCTCTCGATGATGCAGCGGCTCTCGCCCACCGACCGCGAACTGTTGCCGGATATCGTCCAAACGACCGAAGATCTGTATACCCGCTCGCTCGACCTGGCCAAAACCCTGAACGACTTCGAACAGGGGATGGGCTTCGAAGAGCCGGACAAGATCAAGGCGAGGATGACGGAGTTGGCCGACCAGCCGCAGTCTGAAGAGCGCGACCGGAAGTTCCGGCTCTTGGAGCAGCAGTTCCGGTCCGCCTTTGAGCTCTCGAGCCGCCGCAAAGCCATCGCGGAGCGGTTCGAGTCTACGGTCTTGGCCATTCAGAACGTGCGCTACGACCTGATGCGGGTCCGGACCTCCGGCGTCGGCGGGGTGGTCGGGAATCTGACCCAGGCCACCCAGGCCGCCCGGGCCCTTTCTCGCGACGTCGACCACCTGATCGCGGCAGCGAGCGAGATCAAAGAGGCGACAAGTTGA
- the lon gene encoding endopeptidase La — MTDRITIPVLPLRELVLFPGVTTPIGAGRPGTVRAIEAAMATPDKLILTLCQRENTEQVNTEGLYTIGTIARIVQVQRGLSGMQVLLQGERRAIALHLTDRDGALEAIAVDSEELAPLNPEDPAFVGLYREVRQRAAELGHKSGLPEEVVQQVLSSTNEPGRFADLVAGYIDVPTTQRQALLETLSVEERLRRVLVQVQRQITVLDAQEEIKSQVQEELGERQREMVLREQLKQIRKELGEEDEADELEELRTKLLALELPPEARKEVDRELARLQRIGRESMETQVIRNYLETVSELPWSNRTEEHLDLKAAADILEADHYALGDVKDRVLEFLAVRQLKQAEEQASTAEAAAREVKLDEAESTGVTMTGEFEPAKLAPKTAAAGNTDDKARGPILLFIGPPGVGKTSVAKSIARSMGRKYVRISLGGARDEADIRGHRRTYIGAMPGRIIQGLKQAGTKNPVFLLDEVDKLGVSFQGDPASALLEVLDPAQNDSFVDHYLGVPFDLSEVLFICTANFVQNIPGPLLDRMESVEFSGYTEGEKRIIAQKYLIPRQLEENGLAGKNVTVADEALKDVISEYTRESGVRQLEREIGKFSRKVARKIAAGDIVGPVVVTKEMVDDCLGRPRVHPEKMAGEDQVGVATGMYYTPVGGDIMFVEASTMRGKGELVLTGQLGDIMKESARAAWTYSRSHAAGLRIPDEMFDRDLHIHVPAGAIPKDGPSAGITMATALVSALSGRPARHDIAMTGEITLRGRVLPIGGLKEKILGATRAGIFTVIIPKDNEADLVDLPEEIRKKVTIHPVTELGEVLALTLRGASFKEGRLLFGDDNPRDVTPLSVSYPH; from the coding sequence ATGACCGACCGAATCACCATTCCAGTTCTCCCCCTGCGAGAACTGGTGCTCTTTCCCGGAGTAACCACCCCGATCGGCGCCGGCCGACCCGGCACCGTCCGGGCCATTGAAGCAGCGATGGCCACGCCGGACAAATTGATTCTGACCCTGTGCCAGCGCGAAAACACCGAGCAGGTGAACACCGAAGGGCTGTACACCATCGGAACGATCGCGCGGATCGTCCAAGTGCAGCGCGGGCTCTCGGGCATGCAGGTGCTCCTGCAAGGCGAACGGCGGGCGATTGCCCTCCACCTGACCGACCGCGATGGCGCCCTCGAGGCTATTGCCGTCGATTCCGAGGAGTTGGCGCCGCTCAATCCCGAAGACCCCGCCTTCGTCGGCCTCTACCGGGAGGTTCGCCAGCGGGCCGCCGAGTTGGGCCACAAGTCCGGGCTCCCCGAGGAAGTCGTTCAGCAGGTGCTTTCGAGCACCAACGAGCCGGGCCGGTTTGCCGACTTGGTGGCCGGCTACATCGATGTCCCAACCACCCAGCGCCAAGCCCTCCTCGAGACCCTCTCAGTCGAAGAGCGGCTCCGCCGGGTGCTGGTTCAGGTCCAACGCCAGATCACCGTGCTCGACGCCCAGGAGGAGATCAAGTCGCAGGTCCAGGAAGAGCTGGGCGAGCGGCAACGGGAAATGGTCCTCCGCGAACAGCTGAAGCAGATCCGCAAGGAACTCGGCGAAGAAGACGAAGCCGATGAACTCGAGGAACTCCGGACCAAGTTGCTCGCCCTCGAGTTGCCGCCGGAGGCCCGCAAGGAGGTTGATCGGGAACTCGCCCGCCTGCAACGGATCGGCCGCGAGTCAATGGAGACCCAGGTGATTCGGAACTACCTGGAGACGGTGTCGGAGTTGCCTTGGAGTAACCGGACCGAGGAACACCTCGACCTCAAGGCCGCGGCTGATATTCTCGAGGCCGACCACTACGCCCTTGGCGACGTGAAAGACCGGGTCCTCGAGTTTCTCGCGGTTCGCCAACTCAAACAAGCCGAAGAGCAAGCCTCGACCGCTGAGGCGGCCGCCCGCGAGGTGAAGCTCGACGAGGCCGAGTCGACTGGTGTCACGATGACTGGTGAGTTCGAGCCGGCAAAACTAGCCCCCAAAACCGCCGCCGCCGGCAACACCGACGACAAAGCCCGCGGGCCCATCTTGCTGTTCATCGGACCTCCCGGCGTTGGCAAGACCTCCGTGGCGAAGTCGATTGCCCGGTCGATGGGCCGAAAATACGTCCGGATCTCGCTGGGTGGCGCCCGGGACGAAGCCGACATTCGCGGTCACCGCCGGACCTACATCGGCGCGATGCCCGGCCGGATCATCCAGGGCCTCAAACAGGCGGGAACCAAGAATCCGGTCTTCCTGCTTGATGAAGTCGACAAGCTTGGCGTCTCCTTTCAAGGCGACCCGGCCTCGGCCCTGCTCGAGGTCCTCGATCCGGCGCAGAATGACAGCTTCGTCGACCATTATCTTGGGGTCCCGTTCGACTTGTCCGAAGTCCTCTTCATCTGCACCGCGAATTTTGTCCAGAACATTCCGGGCCCGTTGCTCGACCGAATGGAGAGCGTGGAGTTCTCGGGATACACGGAGGGCGAGAAGCGAATCATCGCGCAGAAGTACCTGATTCCCCGGCAGCTCGAAGAGAATGGCCTGGCCGGCAAGAACGTGACCGTCGCCGACGAAGCCCTGAAGGACGTCATTAGTGAATACACCAGGGAGTCCGGTGTCCGCCAACTGGAACGCGAGATCGGCAAGTTCTCACGCAAGGTGGCCCGGAAAATCGCCGCGGGTGACATTGTCGGCCCCGTGGTCGTGACCAAGGAAATGGTCGATGACTGCCTCGGCCGGCCCCGGGTTCACCCCGAGAAGATGGCCGGCGAAGATCAGGTCGGCGTCGCCACCGGGATGTACTACACTCCGGTCGGGGGTGACATCATGTTCGTGGAAGCCTCAACGATGCGGGGCAAGGGCGAACTGGTGCTGACCGGACAGCTTGGCGACATCATGAAGGAATCCGCGCGAGCGGCGTGGACCTATTCACGGTCCCATGCGGCGGGGCTTCGGATCCCCGATGAGATGTTCGATCGCGACCTCCACATCCACGTCCCCGCGGGAGCGATTCCAAAGGACGGTCCGTCCGCCGGGATCACCATGGCCACGGCCCTGGTATCCGCCTTGTCGGGGCGGCCGGCCCGACACGATATCGCGATGACCGGCGAAATCACCCTCCGGGGGCGCGTGCTGCCGATCGGCGGGCTCAAGGAGAAGATTCTCGGGGCCACCCGCGCCGGTATCTTCACCGTCATCATCCCGAAGGACAACGAAGCCGACTTGGTGGATTTGCCCGAGGAAATCCGAAAGAAAGTGACGATCCACCCGGTCACCGAGCTCGGTGAGGTGTTGGCGTTGACGCTCCGGGGCGCGTCGTTCAAGGAGGGGCGGCTACTCTTTGGAGACGATAACCCCCGGGACGTGACGCCGTTGTCGGTGAGCTACCCGCACTAG
- a CDS encoding diguanylate cyclase yields MGVPRTGAAAFGGVGCHPLVGRSGRQDGGDEEFGILVRRCQVEDATRVAEKVRAAVSGNPCPIGGSSVTVWLSAGVACSPDHGTTAAEIFRARSIRRGQLVRVAHRQRRHVPGVIVSKE; encoded by the coding sequence CTGGGCGTCCCCCGGACCGGCGCGGCCGCCTTCGGTGGTGTTGGTTGCCACCCCCTCGTCGGTCGATCCGGTCGCCAGGATGGGGGGGACGAAGAGTTCGGCATCTTGGTTCGCCGGTGCCAGGTGGAGGACGCCACCCGGGTGGCCGAGAAAGTCCGGGCGGCTGTCAGCGGCAATCCGTGCCCGATCGGGGGTTCGTCGGTCACGGTTTGGTTGAGTGCCGGGGTGGCCTGCTCCCCGGACCATGGCACCACTGCGGCAGAAATCTTCAGGGCGCGATCAATTCGTCGTGGCCAGCTAGTGCGGGTAGCTCACCGACAACGGCGTCACGTCCCGGGGGTTATCGTCTCCAAAGAGTAG
- a CDS encoding TrmB family transcriptional regulator, with the protein MASLDLTGFGFTPTESLVYETLIRGGPGTGYAIARSAGLARANAYSALEGLVQKGAARAEEGRPKRYRPEPPATLVARIIDSQGQSLETLSAVLAGISVPPSPTLVELNSARGALQLLSHEIARAQQSVALVIPADGYPALVPALRKASATGVGIVLLAPAPVELPFASVELIREGTAWPGEPILFVVDDRGAIIAGRTGDQVGGHWGTDPVFIAAARTIIQSFRSPQ; encoded by the coding sequence ATGGCTTCGCTCGACCTCACCGGATTCGGATTTACCCCGACCGAGAGCCTGGTCTACGAGACGTTGATCCGCGGGGGGCCGGGAACGGGCTACGCCATTGCCCGATCGGCCGGCCTGGCCCGGGCCAATGCCTACAGCGCATTGGAGGGGTTAGTACAAAAGGGCGCCGCCCGAGCCGAGGAAGGGCGGCCAAAGCGATATCGGCCCGAACCGCCGGCCACCCTGGTGGCCCGAATCATCGATTCGCAGGGGCAATCGCTGGAGACGCTCTCCGCGGTGCTGGCGGGGATTTCGGTTCCGCCCAGTCCGACGTTGGTGGAACTCAACTCGGCTCGAGGGGCGCTCCAACTGCTCTCCCATGAAATTGCCCGGGCTCAACAGAGTGTTGCCCTGGTGATTCCCGCCGACGGCTACCCCGCCCTCGTGCCGGCGCTTCGGAAGGCCAGTGCCACCGGCGTCGGGATCGTGTTGTTGGCGCCGGCCCCGGTCGAGCTTCCGTTTGCCAGCGTCGAGCTGATCCGTGAAGGCACGGCCTGGCCGGGCGAGCCGATCCTGTTCGTCGTCGACGACCGGGGAGCGATCATCGCGGGCCGGACCGGCGATCAGGTCGGCGGGCACTGGGGCACCGACCCGGTGTTCATCGCCGCCGCTCGAACCATCATCCAGTCGTTTCGATCCCCGCAGTGA
- a CDS encoding alpha/beta fold hydrolase translates to MPVALKRSLWWVLVPAMVALFLMLDRPRTTKPAHQAEWLDAAGVPLRTLRAGGGDTTLFLIHGFGESLFTWRAIVDPLATHYRVVAIDLPGFGGSGKPDGPYVVDSMTARLSGFLDRWILGPVIVVGHSMGGQLAASLALSRPDRIAAAVLIAPAGFGLGLAGIADTISPEKAAAIGWYLASRAMLLPEHDAEWIGEPDSAAAYSLMTDPNYRRAATRILDDFDFRSLRTRFAEIRQPVLLIWGTLDPVIPYPLADSVRALLPCGRLAALSGALHRPQVEIPDTVTSLILNFSRHPSCA, encoded by the coding sequence ATGCCCGTCGCGCTGAAACGTTCCCTCTGGTGGGTCCTCGTCCCGGCCATGGTCGCGCTATTCCTGATGCTCGATCGGCCGCGGACGACCAAACCGGCCCACCAAGCGGAGTGGCTCGACGCCGCCGGCGTCCCGCTCCGTACACTGCGAGCGGGCGGCGGTGACACGACCCTGTTCCTGATTCACGGGTTTGGGGAGTCCTTGTTCACCTGGAGGGCCATCGTGGACCCGCTCGCCACCCACTATCGGGTCGTGGCGATCGATCTCCCCGGCTTCGGCGGTAGCGGCAAGCCGGATGGGCCGTACGTAGTTGACTCGATGACCGCCCGGTTGAGCGGATTCCTCGACCGCTGGATCCTGGGACCGGTGATCGTCGTGGGGCACTCGATGGGGGGCCAGTTGGCCGCCTCGCTCGCCCTCAGCCGACCCGACCGGATTGCCGCGGCTGTTCTGATCGCACCAGCGGGCTTTGGGCTCGGCTTGGCCGGAATCGCGGATACAATCAGCCCCGAGAAAGCCGCCGCGATTGGGTGGTACCTCGCCAGCCGGGCCATGCTGCTGCCCGAGCATGACGCGGAATGGATCGGGGAACCCGATTCCGCCGCCGCGTACTCCCTGATGACCGATCCGAATTACCGGCGGGCGGCGACCCGAATCCTGGATGACTTCGACTTCCGGTCGCTTCGAACCAGGTTTGCGGAGATCCGGCAGCCGGTCTTGTTGATCTGGGGTACCCTCGACCCGGTGATCCCGTACCCATTGGCCGACAGCGTCCGAGCCCTCCTACCCTGCGGTCGGCTCGCCGCCCTTTCCGGGGCTCTCCATCGCCCGCAAGTTGAGATACCTGATACGGTTACGTCATTGATCCTCAATTTCTCCAGGCACCCCAGTTGCGCCTGA
- a CDS encoding PQQ-dependent dehydrogenase, methanol/ethanol family, producing the protein MGRSAALGILVVAAWVAPAAGQRPAPAGEWQLPGHDYASTRHSSLVQLTPQNVAGLKAAWSFSTGLLGAHEGSPLVVGSVMYLHSPFPNAVFALDLGKPGAPVLWSYAVPAAVARAIPPTGCCDAGSRGLAYHPSGKLFVPLLHGELAALDAKTGKEIWRLKNADGRLGATMAAAPLVVKDLVIVGTGGAEFGVRGTLTAYLAATGKLAWRAYHTGPDADVLIDGEPNVQYPSHRGRDLGVSSWPGNEWTRGGATASGWISYDPDLDLIFYGTDHPGAYNASIRAGDNKWSSTIFAREATTGKVRWAYQVTPHDQWGYDASNETILADLTLAGKPVKALVHFDRNGFAYTIDRAIGRVLLAERFGPANWTSRIDLGTGQPVVDPRYVQKAGITAGICPAAVGTKGQNPASYSPAAGLFFVPVGNLCMDLTPTPVTFTPGKPYLGATIKMVSAPGPNRGRVIAWNAATGSVAWQAQETYPVTGGILSTASGLVFYGTMDGWFKAVDGKTGVELWRFKTPSGIVSGPISYLGPDGKQYVAILAGLGGWIGLGANGAFPKMANISNPGGTLIVFSL; encoded by the coding sequence ATGGGTCGATCAGCAGCGCTCGGAATCTTGGTGGTCGCGGCCTGGGTGGCGCCGGCCGCGGGCCAGCGCCCGGCACCCGCCGGTGAATGGCAGCTGCCGGGCCACGACTACGCCTCGACCCGACACAGTTCGCTAGTTCAACTCACTCCCCAGAACGTGGCCGGCCTCAAGGCCGCCTGGTCGTTCAGCACCGGTCTTCTCGGAGCGCACGAGGGAAGCCCGCTGGTGGTCGGCTCGGTCATGTATCTCCATTCGCCGTTTCCGAATGCGGTGTTCGCCCTCGACCTCGGCAAACCGGGGGCTCCCGTGCTGTGGAGTTACGCGGTGCCTGCCGCCGTGGCCCGGGCCATCCCTCCCACCGGATGTTGTGACGCCGGCAGCCGGGGCCTGGCATACCACCCGAGCGGCAAGCTCTTCGTGCCGCTGCTCCACGGCGAGTTGGCGGCCCTCGACGCCAAGACGGGCAAAGAGATTTGGCGGCTCAAGAACGCCGACGGCCGGCTCGGAGCCACGATGGCGGCGGCGCCACTCGTCGTCAAGGACCTGGTCATCGTCGGAACCGGCGGGGCGGAGTTCGGGGTTCGCGGGACGCTGACGGCTTATTTGGCGGCGACCGGCAAACTGGCATGGCGCGCCTATCATACCGGACCCGATGCCGACGTGCTGATCGACGGCGAGCCTAACGTGCAGTATCCGTCCCACCGGGGTCGGGATCTCGGCGTTTCCAGTTGGCCCGGCAATGAATGGACCCGGGGCGGCGCGACGGCCTCCGGGTGGATCTCGTACGATCCCGACCTCGACCTGATTTTCTACGGCACCGACCACCCCGGGGCGTACAACGCCTCCATCCGGGCCGGTGACAACAAGTGGAGCTCCACGATCTTTGCCCGCGAAGCCACGACCGGCAAGGTCCGGTGGGCGTATCAGGTCACCCCGCACGATCAATGGGGGTACGACGCGTCGAATGAAACCATTCTCGCCGATCTGACCCTGGCGGGGAAACCGGTCAAGGCCCTAGTGCACTTCGACCGGAACGGGTTTGCCTATACCATCGATCGGGCGATCGGCCGGGTGCTGTTGGCCGAGCGGTTCGGTCCGGCCAACTGGACCTCTCGCATCGACTTGGGCACCGGGCAACCGGTGGTGGACCCACGGTATGTCCAGAAGGCTGGGATCACGGCCGGCATCTGCCCCGCGGCGGTCGGGACCAAGGGTCAGAATCCCGCGAGCTATTCTCCGGCCGCCGGGTTGTTCTTCGTTCCGGTGGGCAATCTCTGCATGGATCTCACGCCAACTCCCGTGACCTTCACGCCCGGCAAACCCTACCTCGGGGCGACCATCAAGATGGTCTCCGCCCCCGGACCGAATCGGGGCCGGGTGATTGCCTGGAACGCCGCCACGGGGTCGGTGGCCTGGCAGGCCCAGGAGACGTACCCCGTCACCGGGGGGATTCTCAGCACGGCGAGCGGTCTGGTTTTCTACGGGACGATGGACGGGTGGTTCAAAGCGGTCGACGGGAAAACCGGGGTCGAGTTGTGGCGGTTCAAGACGCCCTCGGGCATCGTGAGCGGTCCGATCAGTTACCTCGGCCCCGATGGCAAACAATATGTGGCGATCCTGGCCGGCCTCGGCGGATGGATCGGGTTGGGAGCGAACGGGGCATTTCCGAAAATGGCGAACATCAGCAACCCCGGTGGGACCCTGATCGTGTTCAGTCTGTGA
- a CDS encoding SelT/SelW/SelH family protein yields the protein MHVSIQYCVQUNYQPRAARLAAELKDAFPTVEITMLPSSGGVFEVTVDQVVTFSKKALRRHAEPGEVVGLIQSKKPAV from the coding sequence ATGCACGTTTCGATCCAGTACTGCGTTCAGTGAAATTACCAACCCCGAGCCGCCAGGCTGGCGGCTGAGCTCAAGGATGCGTTCCCCACAGTCGAGATCACGATGCTGCCCTCGTCCGGTGGCGTCTTCGAGGTGACGGTGGATCAGGTCGTGACCTTTTCGAAGAAGGCCCTCCGACGGCACGCCGAACCGGGTGAGGTCGTCGGGCTGATCCAAAGCAAGAAACCGGCGGTTTAG
- a CDS encoding ATP-dependent 6-phosphofructokinase, whose product MRVAISTGGGDAPGLNAVIRAVVLSAHQRGWECFGIRRGYDGLFVRGGGRSFSYGSAYEGPDRRRGDPAGGLMPLGPDQVRGITHLGGTILGTTNRGNPFHWPTRMPDGSIQEIDRSGELLESFQHYRLDALVAIGGDGSLTIAHDLWRRGIPVVGVPKTIDNDVVGTEATFGFDTAVATATDALDKLHTTAESHDRVFVVELMGRNAGWISLHTGVSGSADVILIPEIPFDIEKVCQKIRDREANGRHFSMIVVAEGARPKNGSVALLETAKTGMVERLGGIAAQLAATIAERTGKETRSLVLGHLQRGGSPTTFDRLLALRFGSAAVRAIADGDFGSVVVYTPPTISRRRINEIMGKQKLVPLDSGVILTARSLGISFGD is encoded by the coding sequence ATGCGGGTTGCGATTTCGACCGGGGGCGGCGATGCCCCCGGACTCAATGCCGTGATTCGAGCCGTCGTGCTGTCCGCCCACCAACGCGGGTGGGAGTGCTTCGGGATCCGGCGCGGATATGACGGGCTCTTCGTTCGGGGCGGCGGCCGCTCCTTTTCCTACGGGAGCGCCTATGAGGGGCCGGATCGTCGTCGTGGCGATCCGGCGGGTGGCCTGATGCCGCTCGGTCCCGATCAGGTTCGGGGCATTACCCACCTGGGAGGCACAATTCTCGGGACTACCAATCGCGGGAACCCGTTTCATTGGCCGACCCGGATGCCCGACGGATCGATCCAGGAGATCGATCGGTCCGGTGAACTCCTGGAGTCGTTCCAGCACTATCGACTCGATGCCTTGGTGGCCATCGGCGGCGATGGGAGTCTGACGATCGCTCACGACCTCTGGAGAAGAGGCATTCCGGTCGTCGGCGTACCGAAGACCATCGACAATGACGTCGTCGGGACCGAGGCGACCTTCGGCTTCGACACCGCCGTCGCGACGGCGACTGATGCGCTCGACAAGCTCCACACCACGGCGGAAAGCCACGATCGGGTGTTCGTCGTCGAACTGATGGGACGGAACGCCGGCTGGATCTCGCTACACACCGGCGTTTCCGGCAGTGCCGACGTTATCCTGATCCCGGAGATCCCATTCGACATCGAGAAGGTCTGCCAGAAGATCCGAGATCGCGAAGCCAATGGCCGCCACTTCTCGATGATCGTCGTGGCTGAGGGTGCCCGACCAAAGAATGGCAGCGTGGCTCTGCTCGAGACGGCCAAGACCGGCATGGTGGAACGGTTAGGCGGGATTGCGGCTCAGCTCGCTGCCACCATTGCCGAGCGGACCGGCAAGGAAACCAGAAGTCTGGTGCTTGGGCACCTCCAGCGCGGCGGTTCACCTACGACCTTCGATCGCTTGCTGGCGCTTCGGTTTGGCTCGGCGGCGGTGCGGGCCATCGCCGACGGCGACTTCGGATCGGTGGTGGTCTACACGCCACCGACCATCAGCCGGCGCCGGATCAACGAGATAATGGGCAAGCAAAAACTGGTGCCCCTCGACAGCGGCGTCATTCTAACGGCCCGGAGCCTCGGGATTTCCTTCGGAGACTAG
- a CDS encoding 4a-hydroxytetrahydrobiopterin dehydratase, with product MAERAMSTAEIADGLAAIPGWQRAGGVIQRVFPTDGWRGSMLVANAIGFICEAADHHAEVLITWPRVTVSLSTHSAGGITAKDFEVASLIERHVGWKPGPGSALAGPATPFVKPN from the coding sequence ATGGCTGAGCGGGCGATGTCGACCGCCGAGATTGCCGACGGGCTGGCCGCGATCCCCGGGTGGCAGCGAGCCGGCGGAGTCATTCAAAGGGTCTTTCCGACCGATGGATGGCGTGGGTCGATGTTAGTGGCCAACGCGATCGGATTTATTTGCGAAGCAGCCGACCATCACGCCGAGGTGTTGATTACCTGGCCCCGGGTGACGGTTTCGTTATCGACCCACAGTGCCGGGGGTATAACGGCCAAGGACTTTGAAGTCGCGTCCCTGATCGAGCGACACGTCGGGTGGAAGCCGGGTCCCGGGTCCGCGCTGGCCGGTCCGGCCACTCCGTTCGTCAAACCGAACTAG